In Sulfuracidifex metallicus DSM 6482 = JCM 9184, a single window of DNA contains:
- a CDS encoding 30S ribosomal protein S5 has translation MAEEVPVSNLDEWTPRTKLGQLVKEGKISSIKEIFDRNYKITEPEIIEALLPKLKYEVVDIKMVQKQTDAGEISKYKVLVVMGNYDGYVGIGLGKAKQLRVAIQKAVRDGKLNIIPVRRGCGSWECTCGESHSLPFRVSGKSGSVSIELLPAPKGTGLVVGKTLSILLNYAGIRDAWSFTSGETRTTENFIRAGYAALYNTYNFVTSTDWARRR, from the coding sequence ATGGCAGAGGAAGTACCAGTTTCTAATTTAGATGAGTGGACACCTAGGACAAAGTTGGGTCAGTTAGTAAAGGAGGGTAAAATTTCCTCCATAAAAGAGATATTCGATAGGAATTATAAGATAACCGAACCTGAAATTATAGAGGCTCTGTTACCTAAATTAAAGTATGAAGTTGTAGACATAAAGATGGTTCAGAAGCAGACAGATGCAGGAGAGATTTCCAAATATAAGGTTTTAGTAGTTATGGGGAACTATGATGGATATGTTGGAATAGGCCTAGGAAAAGCAAAGCAATTGAGAGTAGCGATACAGAAAGCAGTAAGAGATGGAAAGCTGAATATTATTCCAGTAAGAAGGGGATGTGGAAGTTGGGAGTGTACTTGCGGTGAATCCCATAGTTTACCTTTCAGAGTTAGCGGTAAGTCGGGTAGCGTGAGCATTGAGTTACTACCAGCACCGAAAGGAACAGGTCTAGTTGTAGGTAAGACTTTGAGCATACTGCTTAATTATGCTGGTATAAGAGATGCATGGTCATTTACAAGTGGAGAAACTAGAACTACCGAGAATTTTATCAGGGCTGGATACGCTGCGCTATATAATACCTACAACTTCGTTACTTCAACAGATTGGGCTAGGAGGAGGTGA
- a CDS encoding 50S ribosomal protein L30, which produces MSNLMLIIRLRGSAGSPWFIEETLRNLRLSRVFNAMLYPDTSPLKGMLIKVQPYVTWGEPSDEVLSMLLSKLKPKGKTIEEALKSVGVENTSNLKQAIVEGKIKLHELDDTFSLPLRLHPPRGGFKGSVKRPFKDEGEFGYRGQKINELVKRMI; this is translated from the coding sequence ATGAGCAATCTCATGTTGATTATCAGGTTGAGGGGATCAGCTGGTTCTCCTTGGTTTATAGAGGAGACGCTGAGAAATCTTAGGCTAAGCAGAGTATTTAATGCAATGTTATATCCAGACACTAGTCCTCTAAAAGGTATGCTAATAAAGGTACAGCCGTATGTAACTTGGGGGGAACCTTCGGATGAAGTACTATCAATGTTGCTTTCTAAGCTTAAGCCTAAGGGCAAGACTATTGAAGAGGCTCTGAAGTCTGTTGGAGTTGAGAATACATCTAATCTTAAGCAAGCTATAGTGGAAGGTAAGATTAAGTTACATGAGCTAGATGATACCTTCTCTTTGCCGCTAAGGCTGCATCCACCTAGGGGAGGTTTCAAGGGCAGTGTGAAGAGACCTTTTAAAGATGAAGGAGAATTTGGCTACAGGGGACAAAAGATTAATGAACTAGTTAAGAGGATGATCTAA
- a CDS encoding uL15 family ribosomal protein, with protein sequence MTVRVSKKSRKMRGSRTMGWGLRGQHRDRGVEGGRQIGMSKDKWSWVVKYGKGWYGKHGFVNPTTIQIKAISLRQLDEMVRNGHIKVEENEGKKFVDLSKFGYDKLLGGGKLSFPIVIKVEKSSKSAVEKVNEVGGQVILGTTS encoded by the coding sequence ATGACAGTTAGAGTAAGTAAAAAAAGCAGGAAAATGAGAGGATCAAGGACCATGGGCTGGGGTCTCAGAGGTCAGCACAGAGACAGAGGTGTAGAAGGAGGAAGACAGATAGGAATGAGTAAGGATAAATGGTCTTGGGTAGTAAAATATGGGAAGGGATGGTATGGAAAACATGGTTTCGTAAACCCTACAACTATTCAAATTAAAGCAATTAGTTTAAGGCAGTTAGACGAAATGGTAAGAAATGGTCATATAAAGGTTGAGGAAAACGAAGGAAAGAAATTCGTTGATCTTTCCAAGTTTGGATACGATAAGCTATTAGGAGGAGGGAAGCTAAGTTTTCCTATTGTTATAAAGGTAGAGAAATCCTCTAAAAGTGCCGTAGAAAAGGTAAATGAAGTAGGAGGACAAGTAATATTAGGTACTACCTCATAA
- the secY gene encoding preprotein translocase subunit SecY yields MSFVDVLAKLGQSLPATAKPKVKPSLSQKLLWTIVAVVIYLVMASTPLYGIQATSFNNFLLEQVIFASTTGTLAQLGIGPIITAGLIMQILVGSKLININLNNEDDKAKFTEAQKGLAFIFILIESLLFGYVLTRSSTFTGSLLVVVSAVTAQLIVATYIILMLDELVQKGWGLGSGVSLFIMAGVLKIMFWDMFGIVNVSSQNLPVGFFPTLISTIASGGSILNVIVDTSKPFQPDLVGLITTISLIFIIVYLTTMVIEIPVTSQKLRGIRRTIPLNFLYVSSIPVIFVSVLGSDIELFSSISSYVSPSVAGILNNIDSLFFFPPPNTTIPHSIYSVVLDPLGALEYSIVFIVLCVIFGILWVDVAGLDPTTQARQLADAGIEIPGMRSNPKIIEGILAKYIYPLAFFSSIIVGVIAVAATLLGAYGTGVGILLAVVIAVQYYNLLAYERSLEMYPLLKRIIGE; encoded by the coding sequence ATGTCATTCGTAGATGTTCTGGCAAAGCTTGGTCAATCCTTGCCTGCGACGGCTAAACCTAAGGTAAAGCCATCTTTAAGTCAGAAGCTTTTGTGGACTATAGTTGCAGTTGTAATTTATCTGGTGATGGCATCAACGCCTTTATACGGAATTCAGGCAACTAGTTTTAACAATTTCTTGCTGGAGCAAGTGATTTTTGCCTCAACTACAGGTACGTTAGCACAGTTAGGTATAGGACCTATTATAACGGCTGGTTTGATAATGCAAATATTAGTAGGATCTAAATTAATTAATATAAATCTGAATAATGAAGATGATAAAGCAAAGTTTACTGAAGCGCAGAAAGGTCTAGCCTTCATTTTCATTTTAATTGAATCGTTACTTTTCGGCTATGTTTTAACTAGAAGTTCCACTTTTACAGGATCGCTTTTAGTTGTTGTTTCTGCTGTGACTGCACAGCTAATAGTAGCAACCTATATAATTCTCATGCTAGACGAGTTAGTTCAGAAAGGATGGGGATTAGGATCAGGAGTAAGTCTCTTTATAATGGCAGGAGTACTTAAAATTATGTTCTGGGATATGTTTGGAATAGTAAATGTGAGCTCTCAGAATTTGCCCGTGGGATTTTTCCCTACGCTAATATCCACAATAGCTTCTGGAGGTAGTATATTAAACGTGATTGTAGATACTAGTAAGCCTTTCCAACCAGATCTGGTTGGTCTAATAACCACTATTTCCTTGATATTTATTATAGTCTATTTGACTACTATGGTAATAGAAATTCCAGTTACTTCTCAAAAACTAAGAGGCATTAGGAGAACTATACCATTAAACTTCCTTTACGTGAGTAGCATACCAGTTATATTTGTAAGTGTTTTAGGCTCTGATATAGAGCTCTTCTCGTCGATATCATCCTACGTATCCCCTTCAGTAGCTGGAATTCTAAATAACATAGACTCATTGTTCTTCTTTCCACCTCCAAACACTACGATACCTCATAGCATATACTCAGTAGTGCTAGATCCTTTAGGAGCATTAGAGTACTCAATAGTATTCATAGTGTTATGTGTAATCTTCGGTATTCTGTGGGTAGATGTAGCGGGATTAGATCCAACTACTCAAGCAAGGCAATTAGCTGATGCTGGAATAGAGATACCTGGTATGAGGAGCAATCCAAAGATAATTGAAGGAATACTTGCAAAGTATATTTATCCTTTGGCTTTCTTCAGCTCCATAATAGTGGGAGTTATTGCTGTGGCTGCTACTCTGCTAGGAGCATATGGAACTGGAGTAGGAATACTTTTAGCTGTGGTGATTGCGGTTCAGTACTATAATTTATTAGCCTATGAGAGGTCTTTAGAGATGTATCCTTTGTTAAAGAGAATAATAGGGGAGTGA
- a CDS encoding adenylate kinase produces the protein MKVGIVTGIPGVGKTTVISRASKLLTEKNIPFKIANYGDYMLNTAIKEKYVENRDQMRKLPVEKQKELQTLASRRIIEDFSELGNNGIGLVDTHAVIKTPSGYLPGLPKYVIEVINPNVIFLLEADPKSILDRQRRDQNRSRSDYSSEEVINEVISFARFAAMSSAVLVGASVKIVLNEEGNCIKAANEIIGSLL, from the coding sequence ATGAAAGTAGGTATCGTAACTGGTATACCAGGTGTAGGAAAAACAACAGTAATTTCCAGAGCTTCAAAACTATTAACTGAAAAAAATATACCATTCAAGATAGCTAATTATGGAGATTATATGCTAAATACTGCTATAAAAGAGAAATATGTTGAAAATAGAGATCAAATGAGAAAATTGCCAGTCGAGAAGCAAAAGGAACTACAGACGCTCGCTTCAAGAAGGATAATAGAAGATTTCTCAGAGTTAGGTAATAATGGAATAGGACTTGTTGATACTCATGCCGTGATAAAGACTCCCTCTGGTTATCTTCCTGGACTTCCTAAGTACGTAATTGAAGTTATAAATCCTAATGTAATATTTTTATTAGAGGCTGATCCTAAATCTATACTGGATAGACAGAGGAGAGATCAGAACAGATCAAGATCCGACTATAGTTCGGAGGAAGTTATAAATGAAGTTATAAGTTTTGCTAGATTCGCTGCAATGTCCTCAGCAGTTCTAGTTGGAGCATCGGTTAAGATAGTACTCAATGAAGAAGGAAATTGTATAAAGGCAGCAAATGAGATTATAGGTTCGCTATTATGA
- a CDS encoding 50S ribosomal protein L34e, translated as MPKPYLRSRSISKIKVRTPSGKVNVHYESKKNSTPKCKCGKTLNGVKDNFHKHSKSEKKVNRPYGGTLCHSCLERLIKKSYRGSL; from the coding sequence ATGCCTAAGCCTTACTTGAGATCAAGATCAATTTCTAAAATAAAAGTTAGAACGCCAAGTGGAAAAGTAAACGTGCATTATGAATCAAAGAAGAATTCTACCCCTAAATGTAAATGCGGTAAAACCTTGAACGGAGTCAAAGATAATTTCCATAAACATTCAAAGTCAGAGAAGAAGGTTAATAGACCCTATGGAGGAACGCTTTGTCACTCATGCCTTGAAAGATTAATAAAGAAATCATATAGAGGAAGTTTATGA
- a CDS encoding AAA family ATPase: protein MIITISGPPGSGKTSVAKIIAKDISADLVSAGSIFRKMAKEMEIDILQLNKIAEKDFSIDSKLDNEILNQILEARKSMKNIIVESHIAGWLFKEYSDLSFYLNAPLRERARRISIRDKTTYEEALLEIMRREYSHYTRFMLYYGIDITDISLFDLSLNTSKLSPQEIANLLEQVISLSFKTV, encoded by the coding sequence ATGATTATTACCATAAGCGGCCCTCCAGGTAGCGGAAAGACCAGCGTCGCTAAGATTATAGCTAAAGACATTTCAGCCGATTTAGTTTCTGCAGGTTCTATATTTAGGAAGATGGCTAAGGAAATGGAGATAGATATTCTGCAGCTTAATAAAATAGCAGAAAAGGATTTTTCGATAGATAGCAAATTAGATAACGAAATTTTAAATCAAATTTTAGAAGCTAGAAAGTCCATGAAGAACATTATAGTTGAGTCTCATATAGCAGGATGGCTTTTCAAGGAATATTCTGATCTTTCATTTTACCTTAACGCTCCGCTGAGAGAGAGGGCTAGGCGGATATCGATAAGGGATAAAACGACGTACGAGGAAGCTCTACTTGAAATTATGCGCAGAGAATATAGCCATTATACAAGGTTTATGCTTTACTATGGAATAGACATTACTGACATATCTCTATTTGATTTGTCTCTAAATACATCCAAATTATCCCCTCAGGAAATAGCTAACCTTTTAGAACAAGTTATTTCACTTTCGTTTAAGACAGTCTAG
- a CDS encoding archease: MKKFEFFDHTSDVGIRAFGKTIDEAFENSALAVFEIMTDTSKVRPLKKIEVNVNGFDMENLLYKWIEVLLAEYDDSLTLFSKFKVKVDKEKNSLTGEAIGEKFDPGIHERRTVVKAMTYHELEIAEDENGWKISFVVDI, translated from the coding sequence ATGAAAAAATTCGAGTTCTTTGATCATACATCTGACGTTGGAATAAGGGCTTTCGGAAAAACAATAGACGAGGCTTTCGAGAACTCTGCTCTAGCTGTCTTCGAAATAATGACAGACACTTCTAAGGTTAGACCTTTGAAGAAAATAGAGGTAAATGTAAATGGTTTTGATATGGAAAATTTATTATATAAATGGATAGAAGTTCTTTTAGCTGAATATGATGATTCTTTAACTTTATTTAGTAAATTTAAAGTAAAGGTAGATAAGGAAAAAAACTCTCTAACTGGAGAAGCTATAGGAGAAAAGTTTGATCCCGGTATACATGAGAGAAGGACGGTGGTAAAAGCAATGACATACCATGAGCTTGAAATAGCCGAAGACGAAAACGGTTGGAAGATATCATTTGTAGTTGATATCTGA
- a CDS encoding glycosyltransferase family 2 protein, which produces MKISVVIPTLNSEKTIGATVKSALQFASEVIVVDSFSTDRTVEIAEKEGAKVFQVKGSRLIARIEGVKIAKGDYVVNLDSDMYFSENFKGFEEKVIALGEITVGKGIVHKLMSIDREMTHRKWADNLSVGNGSIIPRMYDRQLLLKAYEQIPENLRSKLDAFEDSVIYYNVMKLYKDGKVQFIPNAVYHGEDDSLWNFMRKWYKYGKNAKLLRGTEYERFIYERRTRPGLSLGEKVKLLPLMVIKGVPFALGYYL; this is translated from the coding sequence ATGAAAATTAGTGTTGTAATTCCGACGCTTAACAGTGAGAAAACTATTGGAGCTACTGTTAAGTCAGCACTACAGTTTGCTAGTGAGGTTATAGTTGTTGACTCCTTTTCCACGGACAGAACTGTGGAGATTGCTGAGAAAGAAGGAGCAAAAGTTTTCCAGGTGAAAGGTAGTAGGTTAATTGCAAGAATTGAAGGAGTAAAAATCGCAAAGGGTGACTACGTAGTTAACCTGGATTCCGACATGTATTTTTCTGAGAACTTTAAGGGCTTTGAGGAGAAAGTTATCGCATTAGGAGAAATAACTGTAGGAAAAGGAATAGTCCATAAGCTGATGAGCATTGATAGGGAAATGACTCACAGGAAATGGGCTGACAATCTGTCAGTAGGTAATGGCAGTATAATTCCCAGAATGTATGATAGACAGTTGCTTTTGAAGGCTTACGAGCAAATTCCTGAAAACCTTAGGAGTAAACTTGACGCCTTTGAGGACAGCGTAATTTATTATAACGTTATGAAGCTGTACAAAGATGGGAAAGTTCAGTTTATTCCTAATGCAGTTTACCACGGGGAGGACGACTCTCTGTGGAATTTTATGAGGAAGTGGTATAAATACGGGAAGAACGCTAAGTTGTTGAGGGGAACTGAGTACGAGAGATTTATTTATGAGAGGAGGACTAGGCCAGGGTTAAGTTTAGGAGAGAAGGTGAAGCTACTTCCCTTGATGGTAATTAAGGGAGTTCCCTTTGCTTTAGGTTATTATCTATAA
- a CDS encoding glycosyltransferase has protein sequence MASICVYGTVFNIVNTFEDSVKFVWSPDYDIVIVDNYSKDGTWEKLQELKKEYNLKLLRLKSSRGKGRAYALEQCPENSITAYFDLDVMYNQNYHKVIKSGLKELFIVGPVMSYINSKEDILKPGNWRDLNFGEDIEFLSRQNISITFPLIIGKNEDVTTKNLYIEREKRYSKFWKIRILKNYRYI, from the coding sequence ATGGCTAGTATTTGTGTTTATGGTACTGTTTTTAATATTGTTAATACTTTTGAGGATAGTGTAAAATTCGTTTGGAGTCCAGATTATGATATTGTTATTGTTGATAACTACTCAAAGGACGGAACATGGGAGAAACTACAAGAATTAAAGAAAGAATATAACTTGAAACTACTAAGACTAAAATCATCAAGAGGAAAAGGAAGAGCTTACGCATTAGAACAATGCCCAGAAAACTCAATAACAGCATACTTCGACCTAGACGTAATGTACAACCAAAACTACCACAAAGTAATAAAATCTGGACTAAAAGAGCTTTTTATAGTTGGTCCAGTAATGAGTTATATAAATTCTAAAGAAGATATTCTTAAGCCTGGAAATTGGCGGGATTTGAACTTTGGAGAAGATATAGAATTCCTGAGCAGGCAAAATATTTCAATAACCTTTCCACTAATTATAGGCAAAAATGAAGATGTGACAACTAAGAACCTTTATATCGAACGAGAAAAAAGGTATTCCAAATTTTGGAAAATTAGAATATTAAAAAATTATAGATATATATAG
- a CDS encoding glycosyltransferase: MLSLGLADSRAISKLNGGTERHVREILRRLSSKYKLYYLPTTHSFSDISEEQLKEVKKYAKVPSFFEYLLDKKQINFSLFRELFTFSPLAKELLSEYKKEIDSLDFIYIPHNYRLQLMSSILLSSLSRGKYGMLLITDPHNSLLERESFFACVDVWNKIWFSRKAAIEFCSVQRLQNITFLLKTLKRKPRFIGVMNRGALKYTKLPAHFNVKVLSPPHAFNSLALKYRNFDKEDYLVFLGRINTAKGANEALEVGKHVKLKMIGYQEQKFIVKQAKSSGIEVIENVSEEEKFEILSKAKALISPSHQESFSVTILESLAVGTPVITYDLPSLTSIYNFKSVFFVKEFDIKSLVNTAIEVYKMKRIEELFNDEKLEEFIKLHSSWDNVSNAVDRLITEAIQE; this comes from the coding sequence ATGCTATCATTAGGATTAGCAGACTCAAGAGCTATAAGCAAACTTAATGGCGGCACAGAGAGGCATGTAAGGGAAATACTTAGACGTCTTTCTTCTAAATATAAGCTTTATTATTTACCTACTACTCACTCATTTAGCGACATTTCAGAAGAGCAATTGAAGGAAGTAAAGAAATATGCTAAAGTACCCTCGTTTTTTGAATATTTGTTAGATAAAAAACAGATTAATTTCTCTTTATTTAGAGAGTTATTCACTTTTTCACCTTTAGCTAAAGAGCTCTTGTCAGAATATAAAAAAGAAATTGATTCTCTAGATTTTATTTACATTCCTCACAATTATAGACTGCAATTAATGTCCTCCATACTTTTGTCTTCACTGAGCAGAGGAAAATATGGAATGCTACTAATAACTGATCCTCATAACTCTTTACTAGAGAGAGAATCATTTTTTGCATGCGTGGATGTATGGAATAAAATATGGTTTTCGAGAAAGGCAGCAATAGAGTTTTGTAGCGTTCAAAGGTTACAAAATATCACTTTTTTATTGAAGACGTTAAAGAGAAAACCGAGATTTATTGGAGTGATGAATAGAGGAGCTTTAAAATATACTAAACTACCTGCACATTTTAACGTAAAAGTCTTGTCACCTCCTCACGCTTTCAACAGCCTAGCTTTAAAGTATAGGAATTTTGATAAAGAAGACTACCTAGTGTTTTTAGGAAGAATAAATACCGCTAAAGGTGCAAATGAAGCCTTAGAAGTTGGAAAACATGTAAAGCTGAAAATGATAGGCTACCAAGAGCAGAAATTTATAGTAAAGCAGGCTAAAAGTTCAGGAATAGAGGTTATCGAGAACGTTTCAGAGGAAGAGAAATTTGAAATACTTTCTAAAGCTAAAGCCTTAATTTCGCCTTCACATCAGGAGTCATTTTCAGTAACAATACTTGAGTCTTTAGCTGTAGGAACGCCAGTAATAACTTACGATTTACCTTCTTTAACCTCTATTTATAATTTTAAGTCAGTATTTTTTGTAAAGGAATTTGACATCAAGAGTTTAGTAAACACGGCTATAGAGGTGTACAAAATGAAAAGAATAGAGGAATTATTTAATGATGAGAAGTTAGAGGAATTTATTAAACTGCACTCAAGTTGGGATAACGTAAGTAACGCTGTTGATAGATTAATTACTGAAGCCATCCAAGAATGA
- a CDS encoding glycosyltransferase family 4 protein codes for MRILISPPMRFGKEFLGGMRRTLEVYSRIGEEVYLCVDEKILSQVDPEISPLLSKFHLVSSSSTDKKTYLKGFLNCLKYARKADVLISYSEYSLSVYYTWLLSLFSRKPFIVVVHHVTEEIRGSNFLRSVIARSKGIICLDNPEVYEELKRLFPNKVILTSTNGVNVEDYYTSEEKICDGIFVGNYGERKGSKYLFQIWEKVNEKIDAKLCIIGKGWSEIPKNSVYYGFVSEKEKIELLAKSKVFVFPSLYEGFALAVAEALSSYLPVVTWDLKWSERYHVAIKVKFPDVDSFAEEVVKLLKDEKLRKSIGEKSREFAKSLSWEKAAEMEREAIYKIIRRL; via the coding sequence ATGAGAATTTTAATATCACCTCCGATGAGGTTTGGTAAGGAATTCCTTGGTGGAATGAGGAGAACGTTAGAAGTTTACAGCAGAATAGGAGAAGAAGTTTATTTATGTGTGGACGAAAAAATCTTGTCACAAGTAGATCCAGAAATATCTCCTTTACTTTCAAAATTTCACTTAGTTAGTTCCTCAAGCACTGATAAGAAAACCTACTTGAAAGGATTCTTAAATTGCCTTAAATACGCTAGGAAAGCAGACGTCTTAATAAGTTATAGTGAGTATTCATTAAGCGTTTATTATACGTGGTTATTATCCCTATTTTCACGGAAGCCTTTTATTGTAGTAGTTCATCATGTTACTGAAGAGATTAGAGGAAGCAACTTCTTGCGTAGTGTTATTGCAAGAAGTAAGGGAATCATTTGCCTAGATAATCCTGAAGTTTATGAGGAACTTAAAAGGCTCTTTCCTAACAAGGTTATTTTGACTTCAACTAATGGCGTTAATGTAGAGGATTATTACACGTCAGAGGAGAAAATATGCGACGGAATTTTTGTAGGGAATTACGGTGAGAGGAAAGGTTCAAAGTATTTGTTTCAAATATGGGAGAAAGTCAATGAGAAAATTGACGCTAAACTATGTATTATAGGAAAAGGATGGAGCGAAATTCCTAAAAATTCCGTTTATTACGGTTTCGTGAGTGAGAAGGAGAAAATTGAATTACTTGCAAAGTCTAAAGTATTTGTTTTTCCTTCCTTATATGAAGGCTTTGCCTTAGCAGTGGCCGAAGCTTTATCTTCTTATTTACCAGTAGTTACTTGGGATTTAAAATGGAGTGAAAGATACCATGTTGCAATAAAAGTAAAATTTCCTGACGTCGATTCTTTTGCTGAAGAAGTCGTCAAATTATTAAAGGATGAGAAGCTAAGAAAGTCTATAGGAGAGAAAAGTAGGGAATTTGCTAAAAGTTTAAGCTGGGAAAAAGCCGCAGAAATGGAGAGGGAAGCAATCTATAAAATAATAAGAAGGTTATGA
- a CDS encoding glycosyltransferase has product MKITVVTSGLRSNYSGGSVHVNNVVKRLTNYFKVEFIPSINFFINNDRVNEEIENIRKLGIEIPDFVSSLSKFHSLKPSFLPYSSSVYNKYAEKVEKVDSDFIYDPDYTTPESIFISNKVGIPLGLTLHEPLYSFSQSIFYTYYTLRPFFLQSSDYYIKRSLGLYLLTRSKANYISKSRYLSFVAAVSKGTLDSVKIENSRKYVLYPGNGVDKELLQYRTIKKEDYVVFWTTLIPPKGILNFLYIINLLKKRGISVKAKVSGKFIYDKFKRLFFNYIRDNGLDVEYLGFLDKRELYSIVSKAKLLIYQSLADGFSITILESLALGTPVIAYSIPTVYSVFKDIPAVKFIKEGDIRKFVDEVENELKTGDLQEAIYDKRVSSFIEFHNWDNVAENVAKIIKSSLNR; this is encoded by the coding sequence GTGAAGATAACAGTAGTAACCTCAGGACTGAGGTCAAATTACTCTGGAGGGAGCGTTCATGTTAATAATGTAGTTAAGAGACTTACAAATTACTTTAAGGTAGAATTTATTCCGTCCATAAATTTTTTCATAAATAATGATAGGGTAAATGAGGAGATAGAAAATATAAGAAAACTTGGCATAGAAATTCCAGATTTTGTTAGCTCTTTATCAAAATTTCATAGCTTGAAACCTTCGTTCTTACCTTATTCTTCCTCAGTGTATAATAAGTATGCAGAAAAAGTGGAGAAAGTAGATTCTGATTTTATTTATGATCCAGATTATACTACTCCAGAGAGCATATTTATTTCAAACAAGGTAGGAATACCTTTAGGTTTAACGCTACATGAGCCGTTGTACTCCTTTTCTCAATCCATATTTTACACGTATTATACTCTACGTCCGTTCTTTTTACAATCCTCAGACTATTATATAAAGAGGTCGCTGGGACTTTATTTATTAACTAGAAGTAAAGCTAATTACATAAGTAAATCGAGATACTTAAGCTTCGTAGCTGCAGTAAGTAAAGGTACGCTAGATTCTGTAAAGATAGAAAATTCAAGGAAGTATGTTTTATATCCTGGAAATGGAGTAGATAAAGAATTATTGCAATATAGAACTATTAAGAAGGAAGATTATGTTGTCTTCTGGACTACTTTAATTCCACCTAAGGGTATTTTAAATTTTCTCTATATAATTAATTTGCTTAAGAAGAGAGGTATATCAGTAAAAGCAAAAGTTTCAGGGAAGTTTATTTACGATAAGTTCAAGAGACTATTCTTTAACTATATAAGAGATAATGGGTTAGACGTAGAATATTTGGGTTTTTTAGATAAGAGAGAACTTTACAGTATAGTATCTAAAGCTAAACTCCTTATATATCAATCTTTAGCCGACGGATTTTCTATTACGATTTTAGAGTCATTAGCGTTAGGGACTCCAGTAATAGCTTATTCTATACCTACTGTGTATTCTGTATTTAAAGATATACCTGCAGTAAAGTTTATAAAAGAAGGGGATATAAGAAAATTCGTTGATGAGGTAGAAAATGAACTTAAAACTGGCGATTTACAAGAGGCAATATATGATAAGAGAGTTAGTTCTTTTATTGAGTTTCATAATTGGGATAACGTTGCAGAAAACGTTGCAAAAATTATAAAATCCTCACTAAATAGATAG